The DNA window GTTGCGGGGCATCGCCACGTCCACGACGAGGGTCGCCTCGTCGGGGGCCGGCAGCGCGGGGGCGTGCAGGACGGGGTCGGACGCGCCCGTAGCAACCAGCGCGAGATCCGCGGTGGCCACGGCCCGGTGGCGGTCGGCCCACGGCTCGGTGTCGCCCCCGAACGGCGAGGCCACTTCACGGGCCCGGTCGGGCGACCGGTTCACGACGGTCAGCGACGCAAGGGATTCGTCCGCGAGGGCTTCCAGGGCGAGACGTCCCATCTTGCCCGCCCCCACGAGCACAATCTCCGTGTTTCGAAGCCCTTCGCCGCCGGCCTCCGAAAGGTCTTGGCGTGCCATCTCCACGGCCGCGGTCGAGACCGACGCGGCCCCGCGGCCCAGTCCCGTCTCCGAGGAGACGCGCTTGGCGGCCCGGAATGCGGTGTGGAAGAGCCGGTGCATCACCGAGTGAATCCCGCCAGCGTCCACCGCCCGCTCGTAGGCCGCCTTGACCTGAGCGAAGATTTGGCGCTCGCCGAGCACCACGGAGCGGAGGCCACTCGTTACCTGCAGCAGGTGCCGGACCGCGGCCTCGTCCCGCTCCTGAAAGGCCGTTTCTTCGGGCCACCGGGTGCCGCCCCCCTGCCCGATCAGGGCCTTCACCTGGCGCAAGTCCGCCTCGGTGCCGTAGAGGTAGGCCTCCGTGCGGTTGCAGGTCGACAGGACCACGACCTCCGCGTCGGCACTCAGGCTCAGGTTTGCGTACAGGGCCTCTTGTTCTTCTGCACTAAGCGCGAACGTTTCGGTCTGCTCCAGCGAGGTGCACTCGTGATTAAGCCCGACTGCGTAGAACCTCATAGAGCCCGTTGAAAGACACAAGCGTTCGATGCAAACCTGTTACACGAGGCAAGGGGCGCTGTTCGCAACCAGGGTTGAATAAGGCGTCAACGCCCGGATGCGGACAGGGGGCCGTCCCCATCCGGGGCAGTGAGGAGGGACAAGACGATTTCGGAGGAGGACCGGGCGGCCTCCTGCATGAACGCCTCGAAGTCGACGTCGGACGTGCCGTCCGCATGGTCCGAGATGGCCCGCACCACGAGGTACGGCACGTCGTTCATCGCGCAGACCTGCCCCACGGCGGCGCCCTCCATTTCCACACAGTCCCCTTCAAGCTCCTCGCGGAGCTGATGACGGTCGGCTTCGTCCTCAATGAACCGATCCCCCGTCAGCACGCGCCCAGGGGTAATCCGGTGATCGGGCAGGTCAACCGCCAGTGCACGGCGACGCAATGCAGCATCCGTCTTAAAGAAGCGAAAGTCGGTGAACGGAACCTGTCCGCGCGGCAGCCCGAGGAACTTGACCACCACGTCGTGCTGCACACAGTCGGTCGCCACGACGACGTCACCGATATCGAGCGCCGGATTCACCGCCCCGGCCGAGCCGGTACAGATCACGGCCTCGGCGTCGAACGTATCGATCAGAATTTGTGTGCAGAGGGCGGCAT is part of the Salinibacter ruber DSM 13855 genome and encodes:
- the hemA gene encoding glutamyl-tRNA reductase, translated to MRFYAVGLNHECTSLEQTETFALSAEEQEALYANLSLSADAEVVVLSTCNRTEAYLYGTEADLRQVKALIGQGGGTRWPEETAFQERDEAAVRHLLQVTSGLRSVVLGERQIFAQVKAAYERAVDAGGIHSVMHRLFHTAFRAAKRVSSETGLGRGAASVSTAAVEMARQDLSEAGGEGLRNTEIVLVGAGKMGRLALEALADESLASLTVVNRSPDRAREVASPFGGDTEPWADRHRAVATADLALVATGASDPVLHAPALPAPDEATLVVDVAMPRNVDPAVDERPGYRLYDLDDLEAWTAEVRERRADAVPEAESICEELLEDFVTWVFHQQALQPAIQAIRSTFDTIREQEVDRHAHRTGMDREEVDRLTESIMQKLLAVPIVRLKNVDPESIDFVQGIELLHALFAPSDESDAGRSLAEAPDADTPDLGEAPSRCPYMTHDPGGDGTETEEVQKALRLSAAHQAASHSEEVRGG
- a CDS encoding 5'-methylthioadenosine/adenosylhomocysteine nucleosidase, translated to MPLAIMSAMDVEMELYLDRCEILRSTQRAGLAFHEASWHGHDLVLVRAGVGKVNAALCTQILIDTFDAEAVICTGSAGAVNPALDIGDVVVATDCVQHDVVVKFLGLPRGQVPFTDFRFFKTDAALRRRALAVDLPDHRITPGRVLTGDRFIEDEADRHQLREELEGDCVEMEGAAVGQVCAMNDVPYLVVRAISDHADGTSDVDFEAFMQEAARSSSEIVLSLLTAPDGDGPLSASGR